A window of the Vallitalea okinawensis genome harbors these coding sequences:
- a CDS encoding metallophosphoesterase family protein, which translates to MAVRFGVMTDLHGDFMPDAEKRLMEFLKAMEREKVDFIIQLGDFSLLKEKGAHLIRLFNSYSGDGYHVIGNHDTDDCSKEEAIELLGLKRSYYSFEYDDYRFIVLDTNIPNDVGVEFRLTSVQIEWLKKQLLSDDKKVILFSHGSLLNSRMGIKNKEEVHQMMDEVNEQVGYRKVIASVNGHHHFSSVHEREGVYYIDIPSISNQWLMKPYINTAIPEELLKDYQELQHVVPYTEPLYTIVEVDEEHIRIKGKESEYQGAAPDTYGHPMSIGDDELSPVLEEKVLSLQ; encoded by the coding sequence ATGGCGGTAAGATTTGGCGTTATGACTGATTTACATGGGGATTTTATGCCAGATGCAGAGAAACGATTGATGGAATTCCTAAAAGCAATGGAACGAGAAAAGGTAGATTTTATTATACAATTAGGTGATTTTAGTCTTCTAAAAGAAAAAGGGGCTCATTTAATTCGCCTATTTAATAGTTATTCAGGAGATGGATATCATGTAATAGGTAATCATGATACAGATGATTGCAGTAAGGAAGAGGCAATTGAATTATTAGGTTTAAAACGTTCATATTACTCATTTGAATATGATGATTACCGTTTTATTGTTCTTGATACAAATATCCCAAATGATGTGGGGGTTGAATTTAGGTTAACCTCGGTTCAAATAGAATGGTTAAAAAAACAGTTACTTTCCGATGATAAAAAAGTCATATTATTTAGTCATGGAAGTTTATTGAATTCAAGGATGGGGATTAAAAACAAAGAAGAAGTGCATCAGATGATGGATGAAGTGAATGAACAAGTTGGTTATAGGAAAGTAATAGCGAGCGTCAACGGGCATCACCATTTTAGCAGTGTACATGAGAGAGAAGGTGTCTACTATATTGACATACCAAGTATCTCAAATCAATGGCTAATGAAGCCCTATATTAATACAGCTATTCCTGAGGAGTTACTTAAAGATTACCAGGAATTACAACATGTTGTCCCTTATACAGAACCTTTATATACAATTGTTGAAGTTGACGAAGAACATATAAGGATAAAAGGAAAAGAAAGTGAATACCAAGGGGCGGCACCAGATACTTATGGTCATCCCATGAGCATAGGAGACGATGAGTTATCACCAGTATTAGAAGAGAAAGTTCTATCGCTGCAATAA
- a CDS encoding glycosyl hydrolase family 18 protein yields MKKLIVFLGVILVIGIGIVAYLMMQPDVEEVAYTLYDEDQIKIVLDDEMIDISPSPSLINNVIYFPFEFIDTYVDDDFFLEEEVQILTYTTSEHVYKVKAGENQIEVDGHTYALDNSFLWQDDTMYIPVDFVVTYFNFAVDYRPIFNFIVMDSTNGPITTGRVREEETYLYNTADETSEVLLTLEPDEELRVFQYDYSKIWVKVRSEDGIIGFVKRDKMEHISMNFDQMVMEYDERVNTRENITMVWHQVFNQTANDMAKESFSNTVGLEVISPTWFSLNDNGGLNSIASHSYVNWAHSEGYEVWPLIDNQFDSSLTHEVLSNPEKRQNLIDDIVDSAVAYNVDGINIDFESVGKDTGPYYVQFIKELAPTLRRVGITLSVDVYVPSAWTSHYERDELAEFADYIAIMGYDEHWSGSEEAGSVSSIGFVENAIVNTLKEVPADKIILGVPYYTRLWGEELVDGQLALTSKALGMESAANRLEENNAEITWLEDVGQYYGEYTIDNKTYKIWLEDTRSLEEKFKLVKEYDIAGISAWKKNLESDDVWPLIDDYFEK; encoded by the coding sequence ATGAAAAAACTAATAGTTTTTCTTGGAGTAATACTAGTAATTGGCATAGGAATTGTAGCTTATTTAATGATGCAACCAGATGTAGAAGAGGTGGCTTATACCCTGTATGATGAAGATCAAATAAAGATTGTTCTGGATGATGAAATGATCGATATAAGTCCATCACCTTCGCTTATCAACAATGTTATTTATTTTCCCTTCGAATTTATTGATACATATGTAGACGATGATTTTTTCTTAGAGGAAGAAGTACAGATTCTAACCTATACGACAAGTGAACACGTTTATAAGGTCAAGGCTGGAGAAAATCAAATTGAAGTCGATGGTCATACTTATGCACTTGATAATAGCTTTTTATGGCAGGATGATACCATGTATATTCCTGTAGATTTCGTCGTCACCTATTTTAACTTCGCTGTAGATTATCGACCTATTTTTAATTTCATAGTTATGGATTCTACTAATGGACCTATTACAACTGGTCGTGTTAGGGAGGAAGAAACTTATCTGTATAATACAGCAGATGAAACCAGTGAGGTTTTATTAACCTTAGAGCCGGATGAAGAGTTACGTGTCTTTCAGTATGATTATTCTAAGATATGGGTAAAAGTACGCTCTGAGGATGGTATTATTGGCTTTGTTAAACGCGATAAAATGGAACATATAAGTATGAATTTTGATCAAATGGTTATGGAGTATGATGAAAGGGTAAATACCCGTGAAAACATTACTATGGTTTGGCATCAAGTTTTTAATCAAACAGCAAATGATATGGCTAAAGAAAGTTTTAGTAATACAGTGGGACTAGAGGTGATTAGTCCCACTTGGTTTTCTCTAAATGATAATGGAGGGCTTAATAGCATTGCCAGTCACTCCTATGTCAATTGGGCTCATTCAGAGGGCTATGAGGTATGGCCTTTAATTGATAATCAATTTGATTCTAGTCTGACTCATGAAGTACTCAGTAATCCAGAAAAACGACAGAATCTTATTGACGATATCGTTGATTCAGCTGTTGCATATAACGTAGATGGTATTAATATTGATTTTGAAAGTGTAGGTAAGGATACAGGTCCTTATTATGTGCAATTTATAAAGGAATTGGCACCAACTCTAAGACGTGTAGGTATTACATTATCCGTTGATGTCTATGTACCATCTGCTTGGACAAGTCATTATGAAAGAGATGAATTAGCAGAATTTGCTGACTACATTGCTATCATGGGATATGATGAGCACTGGTCGGGTTCGGAAGAAGCTGGGTCTGTTTCTTCAATTGGTTTTGTTGAGAATGCTATTGTTAACACCTTAAAAGAAGTACCAGCAGATAAGATTATTCTTGGTGTACCATATTATACCCGTCTATGGGGAGAGGAATTAGTTGATGGTCAACTAGCCTTAACATCAAAAGCACTGGGAATGGAATCTGCCGCTAATCGTCTTGAAGAGAACAATGCTGAGATAACTTGGTTAGAGGATGTTGGGCAATATTATGGTGAATATACCATTGATAATAAAACTTATAAGATATGGTTAGAGGATACGAGATCTCTTGAAGAGAAGTTTAAGTTGGTTAAGGAGTATGATATAGCTGGGATATCAGCGTGGAAGAAGAATCTAGAGAGTGATGATGTATGGCCTTTAATAGATGATTACTTTGAGAAATAA
- the hflX gene encoding GTPase HflX, with protein MTQQHETKDNIERMILVAVEVPNSPFPAEESLDELEELARTAGAIVVGRVIQKLERFNPSTYMGKGKIDEVKELIWETDATGVITDDELSPAQINNLSDAFDAKVMDRTMLILDIFANRAKTKEGMIQVELAQLRYSLNRLTGMGKSLSRQGGGIGTRGPGEKKLETDRRHVRDRIALLNRELKHIKHHRDLIREKRKENVAIVTLVGYTNAGKSTILNTLTGADVLAENKLFATLDPTSRAWTLSNGKEIVLTDTVGFINKLPHHLTKAFHSTLEEAVFADLLLHVIDSSSNHMEMQLEVVHNTLSHLGVDDYPTVTVFNKIDIEEPYIKPTRYEPEAVVKISATNGKGLDELEQIIIDFFQKQSTEIKIVLPYSNGQVLEQIRTKGQLISEEYVEDGIQVNAYVNEALLGQIEKQLGFKIV; from the coding sequence ATGACTCAACAACATGAAACAAAAGATAATATTGAACGAATGATTCTAGTAGCTGTTGAAGTGCCGAATAGTCCATTTCCAGCGGAAGAGTCTTTAGATGAGTTAGAAGAATTGGCTAGAACTGCCGGAGCTATTGTAGTTGGTAGAGTTATTCAAAAATTAGAGCGTTTTAATCCTTCAACTTATATGGGGAAGGGGAAAATAGACGAAGTAAAAGAACTTATTTGGGAAACAGATGCGACAGGGGTCATAACCGATGATGAGCTTTCACCAGCACAAATCAATAATCTTTCTGATGCGTTTGATGCTAAGGTGATGGATCGTACTATGTTGATTTTAGATATATTTGCCAACAGAGCTAAGACGAAAGAAGGGATGATTCAAGTGGAATTAGCTCAACTCCGTTATTCTTTAAATCGTTTAACGGGTATGGGGAAATCCTTATCAAGGCAAGGTGGTGGAATTGGTACCCGCGGTCCAGGAGAGAAGAAGTTAGAGACTGATAGAAGACATGTACGTGATCGTATAGCTTTACTCAATAGAGAATTGAAGCATATTAAGCACCATAGAGACCTTATCCGTGAAAAGCGTAAAGAGAATGTAGCAATTGTAACTTTAGTTGGGTACACCAATGCAGGAAAGTCAACGATTCTGAATACCTTAACTGGAGCAGATGTTCTCGCAGAAAATAAGCTTTTTGCTACTTTGGACCCAACTAGTAGAGCATGGACATTATCCAATGGTAAAGAAATTGTATTAACGGATACGGTAGGTTTTATCAATAAATTACCTCACCATTTAACAAAGGCATTTCATTCTACTCTAGAAGAAGCTGTATTCGCGGATTTACTCCTACATGTTATTGATTCTTCAAGTAATCATATGGAAATGCAATTGGAGGTGGTTCATAATACGCTATCTCACCTTGGAGTAGATGATTATCCGACTGTAACAGTATTTAATAAGATTGATATTGAAGAACCTTATATTAAACCAACAAGATACGAACCAGAAGCGGTCGTTAAAATATCAGCAACAAATGGAAAAGGGCTTGATGAGCTTGAACAGATCATCATTGACTTCTTCCAGAAGCAAAGTACAGAGATCAAGATTGTCTTACCTTATAGCAATGGTCAAGTTTTGGAGCAAATTCGTACAAAAGGCCAGTTGATTTCCGAAGAGTATGTCGAAGATGGTATTCAAGTTAATGCTTATGTGAATGAGGCCTTATTAGGGCAAATTGAGAAACAACTGGGGTTTAAAATAGTTTAA
- the rpiB gene encoding ribose 5-phosphate isomerase B encodes MIAIGSDHGGYELKQEIIQYLESEGYAYKDYGCYGTESCDYPEFAKKVGHAIINKEAEKGILICGTGIGISIAANKIKGIRCALCHDCFSAEATRLHNNSNILAMGGRVVGPELALKIAKTWLETEFSDEDRHNRRINLIED; translated from the coding sequence ATGATAGCTATTGGAAGTGACCACGGAGGATACGAATTAAAACAAGAAATTATTCAATACTTAGAGTCAGAAGGATATGCTTATAAGGATTATGGCTGTTATGGTACAGAGTCCTGTGATTATCCTGAGTTTGCTAAAAAAGTAGGACATGCGATCATTAATAAAGAAGCTGAAAAAGGTATACTTATATGTGGCACAGGTATTGGCATTTCTATTGCAGCCAATAAAATAAAAGGTATTCGTTGCGCTTTATGCCACGATTGTTTTTCAGCCGAAGCAACACGTTTACACAATAATTCAAACATCTTAGCCATGGGTGGTCGTGTAGTAGGACCAGAATTGGCATTAAAAATTGCTAAGACATGGTTAGAGACAGAGTTTTCTGATGAAGATAGACATAATAGAAGAATCAACCTTATAGAAGACTAG
- the cwlD gene encoding N-acetylmuramoyl-L-alanine amidase CwlD gives MFLVIRRVQFYLILVLVFIIVAAAVILDQEEVVATMSLPTSEKVVFIDAGHGGRDPGREGNLGVHEKEINLAIALYLQSYLESSGAVVYMTRVTDEGLYSENDSNKKRADMQQRKEMVNSSDADILVSIHQNSFSQSKYHGGQVFYHGNSDDGKRLAELIQEQFNTFIDDSNERKAKANDNYFVLREIAIPSVIVECGFISNPEEEGKLNTDYYQQKIAWGIYVAIIEYFNNQCVTTSVEIQ, from the coding sequence ATGTTTCTAGTTATTAGAAGGGTTCAGTTTTACTTAATTCTTGTTTTAGTATTTATAATCGTAGCAGCTGCAGTTATTTTAGATCAAGAAGAAGTAGTAGCTACAATGAGCTTACCTACATCCGAGAAAGTTGTTTTCATTGATGCAGGACACGGTGGGAGAGATCCTGGTCGAGAAGGAAACTTAGGTGTACATGAAAAAGAGATCAACCTAGCTATCGCCTTATATCTTCAAAGTTATCTTGAAAGCAGTGGGGCAGTGGTTTATATGACAAGGGTAACAGATGAAGGACTATATAGCGAGAATGACTCTAACAAAAAAAGAGCCGATATGCAGCAACGTAAAGAAATGGTTAACAGCAGTGATGCGGATATTTTAGTTAGTATACACCAGAATAGTTTCAGTCAATCCAAGTATCATGGAGGGCAGGTATTTTACCACGGTAATTCTGATGATGGGAAGCGACTTGCTGAGTTAATACAAGAACAGTTTAATACCTTTATTGATGACAGTAATGAAAGAAAAGCTAAAGCAAACGATAATTACTTTGTACTTAGGGAGATTGCCATTCCGTCTGTCATCGTTGAGTGTGGTTTTATTTCTAATCCAGAAGAAGAGGGGAAATTGAATACGGATTACTATCAACAAAAAATTGCTTGGGGAATATATGTTGCAATCATTGAGTATTTCAATAATCAGTGTGTAACCACATCGGTGGAAATACAATAA
- a CDS encoding L-threonylcarbamoyladenylate synthase, giving the protein MDTIIKEVNKNNIDQAVMNEASAILKEGGTVAFPTETVYGLGANALDKQAIGHIFKAKGRPSDNPLIVHIGDIKQMDEVALEITPIAKKLIDCFWPGPLTVILKKAKKISTHVTAGLDTVGIRMPNHPIALQLLKTSSVPVAAPSANTSGKPSPTIASHVIEDLKGRVDMIIDGGNANIGVESTVIDATGPQGVILRPGAITLEMCQEVLGENGVTIDPAILENAPKHLTPKSPGMKYTHYSPKAEVYIVNGEKEQIIDKIQRFINQYEGKVGIMATEELLENSKLPYTISLGSQEEPEKIAATLFKTLRDFDEMGVDVVLAEAIEDTHIGMAIMNRLTKAAGYKYL; this is encoded by the coding sequence ATGGATACTATAATAAAAGAAGTTAACAAAAATAATATAGATCAAGCGGTAATGAATGAAGCATCAGCTATATTAAAGGAAGGCGGTACAGTTGCATTTCCTACAGAGACAGTTTATGGGCTGGGTGCTAATGCTTTGGACAAGCAGGCTATTGGTCATATCTTTAAGGCGAAAGGACGACCTTCTGATAATCCACTTATAGTTCACATTGGTGACATCAAGCAAATGGATGAAGTAGCTCTAGAAATAACACCCATTGCAAAAAAACTAATTGATTGTTTTTGGCCAGGTCCTCTAACGGTTATCTTAAAGAAGGCAAAAAAGATATCAACACATGTAACTGCAGGGTTGGATACAGTTGGCATACGTATGCCTAATCATCCTATTGCACTTCAGCTTCTTAAAACGTCTAGTGTACCTGTTGCGGCACCAAGTGCCAATACTTCAGGGAAGCCGAGCCCTACTATAGCATCTCATGTTATAGAGGATCTAAAAGGCAGAGTTGATATGATCATTGATGGCGGTAACGCTAATATTGGCGTAGAATCTACTGTCATTGATGCCACTGGTCCACAGGGTGTGATTTTAAGACCTGGTGCCATTACTTTGGAAATGTGCCAAGAGGTATTAGGTGAAAATGGCGTAACGATTGATCCTGCAATACTGGAAAATGCACCAAAGCATCTTACACCCAAGTCACCTGGTATGAAATATACACATTATTCTCCAAAGGCAGAAGTATACATTGTTAATGGTGAGAAAGAACAAATCATAGATAAGATACAGAGGTTCATTAATCAATATGAAGGCAAAGTTGGAATAATGGCAACTGAAGAGCTTTTAGAAAATAGTAAATTGCCATATACAATTAGTCTAGGTAGTCAAGAGGAGCCAGAAAAAATAGCTGCAACTCTATTTAAAACGCTTAGAGATTTTGATGAAATGGGGGTTGATGTGGTGTTAGCAGAAGCCATAGAGGATACCCACATTGGTATGGCTATTATGAATCGTTTGACCAAAGCGGCTGGTTATAAGTATCTATAA
- a CDS encoding cation:proton antiporter — translation MATSLALILLLGLFASVLFRKMRLPGLLGMLLLGIVLGPYVLDVIDPALRNISEDLRLIALIVILLRAGLGLSRGELKQVGKTAAKMSCIPGILEGFTIVVLAIWMLDFSFIEGGMLGFIIAAVSPAVVVPFMLVFNEKRIGTNKGIPTLILASASIDDVFAITIFSTFLGLYGGEQVDIGMKLLGIPVSIIAGLFIGVILGIILVKVFDRYHIRDTKKVLIVLASAILIITIEDLLEGKLPIAGLLGVMAIGFMILELKPVLARRLSDKFNRVWVLAEIILFVMVGAEVNISVALDAGLVGLGIIAIGLVARSIGVFISTMNTDLNMKERIFCMIAYTPKATVQAAIGSIPLAAGVESGEVILAIAVMSILITAPLGAIGIKLGSHKLVDQEAEKSCSEG, via the coding sequence ATGGCAACAAGTTTAGCACTTATACTGTTATTAGGGTTATTTGCTAGTGTTTTATTTAGAAAGATGAGATTACCTGGGTTATTGGGGATGCTTTTATTAGGTATTGTGTTAGGACCTTATGTTCTAGATGTTATAGATCCTGCATTACGTAACATATCTGAAGACTTACGTTTAATAGCTTTAATTGTTATTCTATTGAGAGCAGGTTTGGGCTTAAGTAGAGGAGAATTGAAACAAGTCGGAAAAACAGCTGCTAAAATGAGTTGTATTCCAGGGATACTTGAAGGTTTTACTATAGTGGTCCTAGCAATATGGATGTTAGATTTTAGTTTTATAGAAGGCGGCATGTTAGGTTTTATTATCGCAGCAGTATCACCAGCAGTAGTAGTACCTTTTATGTTAGTATTCAATGAGAAAAGGATTGGAACAAATAAGGGAATACCTACTTTGATTTTGGCCAGTGCCTCTATTGATGATGTTTTTGCCATCACTATTTTTTCAACATTCTTAGGCTTATATGGTGGGGAACAAGTGGACATTGGCATGAAATTATTGGGGATACCTGTTTCAATTATTGCAGGTTTATTTATAGGAGTAATTCTAGGTATTATTTTAGTAAAAGTTTTTGATCGTTACCATATTAGAGATACAAAAAAAGTATTGATTGTCTTAGCCAGTGCCATACTAATTATTACAATAGAAGATCTGTTAGAAGGAAAGCTCCCCATAGCAGGCTTATTAGGAGTAATGGCGATAGGTTTCATGATCTTAGAGTTGAAGCCAGTGTTAGCAAGACGCTTATCCGATAAATTTAACCGTGTTTGGGTATTAGCAGAAATCATTCTATTCGTCATGGTTGGTGCTGAGGTGAATATAAGCGTCGCCCTTGATGCAGGGTTAGTGGGACTAGGTATCATTGCCATTGGTTTAGTGGCAAGGAGCATTGGTGTTTTTATTTCAACAATGAATACGGATTTAAATATGAAAGAACGTATTTTCTGTATGATAGCTTACACACCAAAGGCTACTGTACAAGCAGCCATTGGGTCAATACCCTTAGCTGCTGGAGTAGAATCTGGTGAGGTCATACTGGCCATTGCTGTTATGTCTATTTTGATAACAGCCCCCCTAGGAGCAATTGGAATCAAGTTAGGTTCTCATAAATTAGTTGACCAGGAAGCTGAGAAGAGCTGCTCAGAGGGCTAG
- a CDS encoding deoxycytidylate deaminase has protein sequence MMRPSWDDYFLEIVDLISQRSTCLRRKVGALIVKDKRILTTGYNGSPTGCRHCEEVGCLRQELNVPSGQRHELCRASHAEQNAIVQAAMHGISIQNSTLYVTCQPCVICTKLAINAGIKRIVFKGDYPDQLSLELLEEAGVDLKKIQ, from the coding sequence ATGATGCGACCAAGTTGGGATGATTATTTTCTTGAAATTGTTGATTTAATCAGTCAGAGGTCAACTTGTTTACGTAGAAAAGTTGGCGCTTTAATTGTTAAAGATAAACGTATACTGACAACTGGTTATAATGGGTCACCAACTGGGTGCCGCCATTGTGAAGAAGTAGGTTGTTTGAGGCAGGAACTTAATGTTCCGTCAGGTCAAAGACATGAACTATGTCGTGCGTCACACGCTGAACAAAATGCTATAGTTCAGGCGGCTATGCATGGTATATCCATCCAAAACAGTACACTCTATGTAACCTGTCAGCCATGTGTCATTTGCACAAAGTTGGCCATTAATGCTGGAATTAAGCGAATTGTTTTTAAGGGTGATTACCCAGATCAACTTTCTTTGGAATTATTAGAAGAAGCTGGTGTAGACCTTAAAAAAATTCAATAA
- a CDS encoding peptidylprolyl isomerase: MENKVLAKVGNTEITALDMEKVIAAMPGGRGQEQFNNPTARKQLLDEMVNREMIYLNAVDEKLEENPEFKKLMDEAKHNLLQQFAIDTLIKDIKVEENESQEYYEKNQEMFKSPEEVRASHILIADEEEARKVADDVKAGKDFAEAAKEHSICPSKERGGDLGFFSRGKMVPAFEEAAFALEVGEISHLVKSDFGYHIIKVENKKVPQTKSFEEVKGQIDDYLLRQKRTIRYADKVKVLKEQYDVELNEDAFKA; this comes from the coding sequence ATGGAAAACAAAGTTTTAGCTAAAGTGGGTAATACAGAAATTACTGCATTAGATATGGAGAAAGTTATTGCTGCAATGCCAGGCGGTAGAGGGCAAGAGCAGTTTAACAACCCAACTGCAAGAAAACAACTGTTAGATGAAATGGTTAACAGAGAAATGATTTACTTAAATGCAGTTGATGAAAAATTAGAAGAAAATCCTGAATTCAAGAAATTAATGGATGAAGCTAAACATAATTTACTTCAACAGTTTGCTATTGATACATTAATCAAAGACATAAAAGTTGAAGAAAATGAATCACAAGAATACTATGAAAAAAATCAAGAAATGTTTAAATCTCCTGAAGAAGTGAGAGCAAGTCATATTCTTATTGCTGATGAAGAAGAAGCTAGAAAAGTTGCTGATGATGTTAAAGCAGGTAAAGATTTTGCTGAAGCTGCTAAAGAGCATTCTATATGTCCATCAAAAGAGCGTGGGGGAGATTTAGGTTTCTTCAGTAGAGGCAAGATGGTACCTGCATTTGAAGAAGCTGCTTTTGCTTTAGAAGTAGGAGAAATCAGTCACTTAGTAAAGTCTGATTTTGGATACCACATCATCAAAGTGGAGAATAAAAAAGTTCCACAAACTAAATCTTTTGAAGAAGTAAAAGGTCAAATTGATGACTATCTTTTAAGACAAAAGAGAACAATTCGTTATGCTGATAAAGTAAAGGTTTTAAAAGAACAGTATGATGTTGAGTTAAACGAAGATGCATTTAAAGCATAG
- a CDS encoding low molecular weight protein arginine phosphatase, with translation MWHRIIFVCTGNTCRSPMAERLMMNELGDNIGELKVISRGLSVLYPQGANEKAHEQMKQRGIDLSNHEATLLSDQDMDDATLVLTMTHRHKQVLVSSYPSYENNFFTLKEYVHEEGDVEDPFGSSDEIYEKCAKELQYLVKRLVELIIEI, from the coding sequence ATGTGGCATAGAATTATCTTCGTATGCACAGGAAACACTTGCAGAAGCCCTATGGCCGAAAGACTAATGATGAATGAATTGGGAGATAATATAGGGGAATTAAAGGTTATTTCTCGTGGACTTAGTGTCCTTTATCCCCAAGGAGCTAATGAAAAAGCTCATGAACAGATGAAACAAAGAGGTATTGATCTATCTAATCATGAAGCTACCTTATTGAGTGATCAAGATATGGACGATGCTACCCTAGTGTTAACAATGACACATCGTCATAAACAGGTTTTAGTGAGTTCCTATCCTTCCTATGAGAATAACTTTTTTACCTTAAAAGAGTATGTTCATGAAGAAGGCGATGTAGAAGATCCATTTGGGTCTAGTGATGAAATATATGAAAAATGTGCAAAAGAATTGCAATATTTAGTAAAAAGATTAGTAGAACTCATAATTGAAATATAA
- a CDS encoding lysophospholipid acyltransferase family protein → MLRTLYTVIIFGGYGIWSIPKYLYCKFFIKDPMKQNAYTKKVVVRWSQLIFMAMKSTVHVEGLENIPEDNVFLVGNHQSMIDIPALFAALKIPLGFVAKTELKKVPLIAQWIDMTGSVYINRNDMRQSMKAIITATENLKKGYSMAIFPEGTRSRDGKVGEFKKGSFKPAFKTNTVILPVALDGTNVLLEDLKKLKIKPHNIKIKVFKPIYLDQLTDEEKKNVHNMVQGQIKEFVEN, encoded by the coding sequence ATGCTCAGAACCTTATATACAGTCATCATTTTTGGGGGGTACGGTATTTGGTCAATACCCAAATATCTTTATTGTAAGTTTTTTATTAAAGATCCTATGAAGCAGAATGCTTATACGAAAAAAGTCGTCGTTAGATGGTCGCAATTAATTTTTATGGCTATGAAGTCTACCGTTCATGTAGAAGGGTTAGAAAATATTCCCGAAGATAATGTATTTCTCGTTGGTAACCATCAGAGTATGATAGACATACCTGCGTTGTTTGCAGCTTTGAAAATTCCATTAGGATTTGTGGCAAAAACAGAACTTAAAAAAGTTCCACTTATTGCCCAATGGATCGATATGACAGGAAGTGTTTATATCAATCGAAATGATATGAGACAATCCATGAAGGCTATTATTACGGCTACTGAAAATCTTAAAAAGGGTTATAGTATGGCTATTTTCCCTGAGGGAACACGTAGTAGAGATGGCAAAGTAGGTGAATTTAAAAAGGGCAGTTTCAAACCAGCCTTTAAAACCAATACAGTGATTCTTCCTGTAGCACTTGATGGTACAAATGTCTTACTTGAAGATCTTAAGAAGTTAAAAATCAAACCCCATAATATAAAAATCAAGGTATTTAAACCTATTTACTTAGATCAACTAACAGATGAAGAGAAAAAGAACGTTCATAATATGGTTCAAGGCCAGATCAAAGAGTTTGTCGAGAATTAA